A single window of Pseudomonas benzenivorans DNA harbors:
- the fliE gene encoding flagellar hook-basal body complex protein FliE, translating into MSQGVEFNRLMLEMRSMQAEAMARQKPVASAPEPGAPSFSDMLGQAVNKVNETQQASNKLATAFEMGQGGVELTDVMIASQKASVSFQAMTQVRNKLVQAYQDIMQMPV; encoded by the coding sequence ATGAGCCAGGGTGTCGAATTCAATCGCCTGATGTTGGAAATGCGCTCCATGCAAGCCGAGGCCATGGCGCGGCAGAAGCCGGTTGCCAGCGCTCCGGAGCCGGGCGCACCGAGCTTCTCGGACATGCTCGGCCAGGCGGTGAACAAGGTCAACGAAACCCAGCAGGCCTCCAATAAACTGGCCACGGCCTTCGAGATGGGACAGGGCGGGGTCGAGCTGACCGACGTGATGATCGCCTCGCAGAAGGCCAGTGTGTCCTTCCAGGCCATGACCCAGGTGCGCAACAAGCTGGTTCAGGCGTACCAAGACATCATGCAGATGCCGGTTTAA